A window of the Euzebya pacifica genome harbors these coding sequences:
- a CDS encoding CoA transferase subunit A, producing MARLSSLHDAVAAEVRDGMTVALEGFTHLIPFAAAHEVIRQGRRELTLVRMTPDLISDQLIGAGCASALVFSWGGNPGVGSLHRLRDAVEHGWPHPIVLVEHAHAAMAAAWEAGAANLPFAVLRGYAGTDLPSVNDQIAAIRCPFTDEELAAVPAHRPDVGIVHAQRADRDGNVLLEGIIGVQKEVVLASARSIVTVEEVVDDLGPRSMNASVVPGWAIDHVVVAPRGAHPSYAHGYYPRDNAFYVAWDDISRDRTRFTAWIDEHVLGAVAA from the coding sequence ATGGCACGTCTCTCGTCCCTGCACGACGCCGTCGCCGCCGAGGTGCGCGACGGCATGACCGTCGCCCTCGAGGGCTTCACCCACCTCATCCCCTTCGCCGCGGCGCACGAGGTGATCCGCCAGGGCCGCCGCGAGCTGACGCTCGTCCGGATGACACCGGACCTGATCAGCGACCAGCTGATCGGCGCCGGGTGCGCGTCCGCGCTGGTGTTCTCCTGGGGCGGCAACCCAGGTGTGGGGTCCCTGCACCGCCTGCGCGACGCCGTCGAGCACGGCTGGCCACACCCCATCGTGCTGGTCGAGCACGCGCACGCGGCCATGGCGGCCGCCTGGGAGGCGGGGGCGGCGAACCTGCCCTTCGCCGTCCTCCGCGGGTACGCGGGCACCGACCTCCCCAGCGTCAACGACCAGATCGCCGCCATCAGGTGCCCCTTCACCGACGAGGAGCTCGCCGCCGTCCCCGCCCACCGCCCGGACGTCGGCATCGTCCACGCCCAGCGCGCCGACCGTGACGGCAACGTGCTGCTCGAGGGGATCATCGGGGTCCAGAAGGAGGTCGTGCTCGCCTCCGCACGATCGATCGTGACCGTCGAGGAGGTCGTGGACGACCTCGGCCCCCGCTCGATGAACGCCAGCGTGGTCCCGGGCTGGGCGATCGACCACGTGGTCGTCGCCCCTCGTGGCGCCCACCCCTCCTACGCCCACGGCTACTACCCGCGCGACAACGCCTTCTACGTCGCGTGGGACGACATCTCCCGGGACCGGACCCGCTTCACGGCCTGGATCGACGAGCACGTGCTCGGGGCGGTGGCGGCGTGA